DNA sequence from the Myxococcota bacterium genome:
AGGCCGCGAGCGCGCTCGAGCTTCGTCTGCATCCCTTCGACGATCTCCCGCACCCGGTCGACACTTTCGCCCTTCTCGATCGCCTGGGGAAGCGTCACGTTGAAATCGACCTCCAGGGACTCCACGAGCTCGGCATCGAGTTCGATCAGTGCGCCTTCGACGCCCTCGAACTGGTCCTGGTACGTATCGAAGACGATCGACTTCGCCTCGTCATTCAGGCGCTCGGCGAACTTGGCGACGACGCGGTCGAGGCGCTGCTCCACCTGGACCAGAGTCGCGGTGGGCGTCGTGGGTTTCCCGGTCGTCGTCTGCGCAGCGCCGCCCTGCTTCTGGACCTTGGCGGCCATCTTGACCGCACCGAGGGCCTCCCAGAGCACCCGCTCCAGCTTGGCGTCCTCGGACCGCACTTCCGCGATCGGCGCTTCGCGTTCGATCGCGGTGCGTACCCCGAACAGGCCCTGCCAGATCGACGCGTAGATCGGGATGTAGCTGGTCTCGATGGCGGCGTGGAAGTCGACGCCTTCCCAGATGTCGATGACGCGCTCGGGCTTCGCGGCCTTCGCTCCCGACTTCTCGTAGGTGGAGACCATCTCGTCGATCTGCGCGAGGATCGAGTGAACCTCCTCCTCGTAGTGCGTGAGATGGGCCTGGAGATCCTTGACGTGCTCGCCCGGCACGCCGCTCGCGTACGCGGGTTGGGTGACGACGCCGAAAAGGCATACGAGGGTGAGCGTCCGAAGGAAGTTCGCTGAGAAGTAAGAAGAGAGTCGGGTGCGCTCGCATTCGATGCAGCGCACGCGGGTCTGATTCGATGCCTGCTCGATCGGTTCCATGGCTTCCACCTGTCTTGCCCGAAGAATGCGGGTTGGCTGGCAATGGCCTGCGGACGCGTCGGGCGAGAGGCTGGATGCGGGTGGCGCAGGGCGGTCGCGGCAGAGAATAGCAGCGGAGCCTCGGCCGCGAGGGTAGGGCGCAGGCGTGTGTCGCCGATCCACTCTGCGACACGATCTTGCCACGCCGGGCGGCCCGCCCTTAGGCTGCACGGGTGGTCCGCAGCCCCGCGATCGTGTTGATCGCCGCACTCGTCGGCATGCTTTCGAGCCTCTCGTCGTGCCGGCCGACCATTCTGGCGACGGGAGCGCGTCCCGCGGCCGAGCGGTCCGAAGACGGACGCGCGCCGGCCGCCGCCTTCTTTCGGAAACCCTTGCTCTCGCACGTCCGGATCTCACCGGACGGACGCCATGTCTCGGGCGTCCATTCGAGGGCCGGCCGAGAAATTCTGATGATCCGCGAAACCCGGGGCGGCGAGCTCGTGCCGCTCGCGGCCCTCGATCGCGACGACGCGGGCGCGAGCGCGACGCTGCGGAGGGTCGGCTGGGCGAGCGACGACCATCTGCTGCTGAGCGTCGAGTCCCCCTATCGGGAGTCGGGGGCGTTGCGGGTGCAAGCCCGCCAGAGTCGTTTGATCTTGGTCCCCACCGATGGGGGACGGATGCGCTACCTGGGGAAGCGGTGGGAGAATCAGGAGTACTTCCAGTACCAGGACGACATCATCCACTGGCTTCCGGACGATCCCGAGCACGTTCTGGTGAGCCTGCGCAAGCCGACCGAGAAAGGCGCCGGCGCGCGGCGTCTCCACATCCGAAGTGGCCGGATGCGGACGGTTGCGGCGCCCCGGACCGGCGTCTTCCGCTGGGCCGCGGATCATCTCGGCCGGGTCCGAGCGGGCTGGGGCGAACCCCGCCGTGATTCAGAGCGCTTCCTCTACGCGCGCACGAGCGGGGAGGGCTCCTTCGAAGAGATCCTGCGCTGGAATCCCTGGGAGGAGACGGGCTTCGATTTCGCCGGTTTCAGCGAGCGCGAAGAGCAGATCTACGTGTGGAAGCGCGACGAGCGCGGCCGCAGAGCGCTCTACCGCTACGACCTCGCCGAGCAGCGGCTGGAAGGCGTGGTCTACCAGCATCCCGAGGTCGACGTCGGCAGGCTCCTGCACTCGCGGGTCGACGGAAAGCTCCTGGCGGCCGAGGTCGTGACCGATCGACCGCGGCTGCAGTTCTTGGACGAGGATGCGCGTCTCCTCCACGCCTCGATCGACGAGGCGTTGCCGAATCGAACCAATCGCCTGATCAGCGCGAACCGGGATGAGACGCGCTTCATCGTGCGATCCAGCAGCGACATCGTGCCTCCCCAGTACTACGTCTTCGATCGAGAAGAGCGTTCCTTGTCGCTGTTGCTGTCCGCCTACCCCGAGCTCGAGGGATCGACGTTCTCGCCGATGCAAGCCATCGAGTACGAGGCGCGCGACGGCCTCGTGATCCCGGGGTACCTGACCGTCCCGGCGGACGCGGGCGACGCGCCCCTGCCGACGATCGTGATCCCGCACGGGGGCCCGTGGGCGCGGGACGTCTGGGGGTGGGATCCGGTCGTGCAGTTTCTCGCGAGTCGCGGATTCGCCGTCCTGCAGCCGAACTTCCGCGGTTCGAGCGGCTACGGACAAGCGTTCGAGTCCAAGGGCTACGGCGCCTGGGGCCTCGCGATGCAGGACGACATCACCGATGGCGTTGCCTGGCTGGTCGAGCGCGGGATCGCCGACCCCGATCGCGTCGGCATCTTCGGGGTGAGCTACGGCGGGTTCGCGGCTCTCTACGCGCTCGTGAAGGAGCCCGGGACGTTCCGAGCGGGCGCGAGCTTCGCCGGCGTGGCCGATCCGCTCACCTTGCTCGACGACGACCAGGAGTACTGGGGGTTGATCGACGACATGGAGCAACTGGTCGGACATCGCCGTCGCGATCGCGATGCCCTCGAGGCGATCTCACCGGTTCGGAATGCGCATCGGATCCGGGCGCCGGTCTTGCTTGCGCACGGCACGAAGGACCCGCGCGTTCATGTGCGACACGCGCACAAGCTGGCGAGCGCCCTCGAGCGGAACGAAGCCGATGTGGAGGTGCTGCTCTACGAGGGAGAGGTCCACGGCTTCCTCGACGAGCGCAACGAGATCGACTTCTACACCCGTCTCGCCGCGTTCTTCGAGCGCCACCTCGCTCCGCGACCCGCCGGGCCGCCCGCATCCGAACCGCTCGACGATGCAGGTCGCGCGCAAGCTCCGACGCCGGCCCGCTTCTAATTGAAATTGAAATTCAATTCTACTAGGATGCGGAGGCCAGCCACCGCTCGCTCCGATTGACGACGCGTCTTCGCTCGGCCCCGGCCGGGCCTGGGAAGGGGACGATCGACATGTGGATCCGAGCGTTCGTGGCTGTCTTCTTGCTGCTCGCTGCGACCGGTACGAGCGTGGCTCGAGCCGCCACGGTCGCCTTCGCGACCCCGAGTATCGACCGTTGGAACTCGGCGGTGAACCCGACGCCGGGCTACCGCGCGACGGCCTCGGCGTTCGCGGCGGCGGCGCCGGGTAGCTCCGGATTCGAAGACCTGTTCACGACTCAGTTGCTGGGCTTCGACACCACGGCTTCCGTCACGGCGGGTCTCGGGGACGCGAACTACCAGATCGTGTCCGCCACCCTGACGCTCGCGTTGGATCCGGCGACCTCCTACACGTACGACCCCACCTACGATGCACTCGGTACCTACACGAGCGGCGACCCCGACGATCCGGGGCGGCCGGTGGAGTTGTACGGGAACGGGTTCCGCGGGGGCTTCACGGGCGCGACCTATGTCGAGGGAAGCCCCTCCACGCCGGGGACGCCGTGGGGACCTCCGGGAGCGCCCTTCGCTGCGGGGACGCGCTTCGCCTATCCCACGGATGCCGCGGGGGGCGCACTACCGGACGTCTCCAACCACCTCACGGACGGCTTCGAAGCGACCCCGTTCGCCGTTGGGCAGGTCGCCGGCCTCGCTGCGGGTGATCTCGTCGCGGGACCGGGCGCGATGGTCTTCGACATGGTGCTGAGCGCCGACGTGATCGCCTATCTCCAGGCGGGCCTCGACGACGGCTTCCTCGGCTTTCACGTGGCGTCGAAGCTGGTGCCCGTCGGAAGCGGGAATTCGGACTTTCCCAGCTTCTACAACAGGGAGAGTGGGCTGGGTGCCTCGTCCCTCTCGCTCGACCTCGTCGTGGTCCCCGAGCCCGCGTCGGGCAGCCTCGTCGTGCTGGGTCTCCTGCTCGTCGCCGCAGCGCGCCGCGGGACACGACGCGACTAGCCGTCGCGGCTTTGACGAGCGCCGCCGTCAGATCTCGATGACGACCTTGCCGAAGACGCGCCGGTCGATCAGGGACTGGAGCGCCTGGGGGAGACCTTCGAGCGGGACCACCGAGTCGATGATCGGCTCGAGTTCTTTCTGGGCGACGAGATCCAGGACCTGGCGCTGCTCGTCGGGCGTCCAGCCGTTCGAGCCGAGGATGCGCTGTTCGTAGGTCCAGATGTAGCGGATGTCGGTGGGCGGGTTGAAGCCGATCGTGGCGCCGCAGGTGAGCATCCGTCCGTCGTGGCGCAGGCAACGCAGCGAGTCGGCCCAGGTGTCGCCGCCGATGTAGTTGATCGCGACGTCGACTCCGCTCGCGCCGAACATGCGCGGCCTTCCCGCGATGGCCTGCACCGCTTCGACCCAGTCGTCCGCGCGACTGTCGATGACATGGTCCGCACCGATCTCGCGCAGGGCCGCATGCTTCTCTTCGGAGCCGAGCGCGATCACCTCGGCGCCCACGGCCTTGGCGAGCTGTACGCAGCCCGTGCCGACCCCGCCGGTCGCGCCCAGCACGAGCACCTGCTCGTTCGCCCGCACCGCTCCGCGCGTGACCATCATGCGATAGGCGGTGCCGTAGGCGATGGGCAGGCTCGCCGCCTGCACGTCGGTGACCGCGTCGGGGATCGGCAGCAGGTTCGCGACCGGGATCCGCACGCGTTCGCAGGCGGCTCCCGTTCGCGTCTCGCCCGTCATGCCCTCGCCGAACACGAAGGGGTGGGGGCAGACCCGGTCGCCGATCTGCCAGCTGCCTTTGTCGGTGTCGTCAGCGAAGCCCGCGATGCGCCCGGCGAAGTCACCGCAGGGCACCATCGGCATCGGCGTCGCGAGCGAGGTGGTCCCGGCGAGCATCATCGGATCGAACCCGTTGAGCGACGTGGCGGCCACCTCGACCAGTGCGTCGCCGGGCCGGAGCTCGGGTTCGGGGAGATCCTCGACGTGGAGCTCGTCGATGGTTCCGTGGCGGTGGTAGACGACGGCCTTCATCGGGTTCACCAGCCGTTGCGGTGAGCGTAGTGGGCGACCGGCTGACGCTTCGCGGGTTGGAAGGTGTCGCCCTTGTGGAAGCCGACAGCCAGCATGACGGCCTGGGTGAAGTCGTCGGGCAGGCCGAGGACCTCGGCCGCGGCGTCTGCCTGTGCGAGGTGGAGCGTGGTCCACGTGGCGCCCAGTCCCTTCGTGCGCGCCGCCAGCATGAACGACCAGGCGGCGGGCAGGATCGACCCGTAGGCCGAGGCCTGCATGATCTGGGCCTGGGTCTCGTAGCGGCCCCGGACGCCGACGATCACCAGGGCGGGCATGCGGTGCATCTGGGCGCCGTGCCAGCGGAAGGTCTCGTGGGTGCGGCGGATCCCTTCGTGCTCCGCCGGGTCGGCGGCCGTCAGCGCCTTCGCTTCGATCTCGTCGATGTAGGGCAGATTCACCTGCTGGTAGAGCGTCCCGATCTGCTCCTTCTTCGCCGCGTCGTCGACGATCAGGAAATGGGGCTGCCATTCCTCGCCGCCGAGCGGTGCCTTCACCGCGATCTCGACGCACGCCTCGAGCGTCTCGTAGGGGACGGGCCGGTCGAAGTCGATTCGACGTCGCACGGCCTTGGTCGTGGTCAGGAGCTCGATCGCATCCATGTTCGGGTCCTCGGGCGGGCGCGAAGGTGGGGAAGGAAACGGGCGAACGCTCGATGGACGTCGGGTGGGTGATCCAATCCGCGAGACCGAGGGGCACGCCGGCACCTCCTGGGCACAGGGTAGGGCTCAGCCCCGGGCCGTGACGAGGGCCCGGATTGCGAGAAAAGAGACCTCGCTTCAGCCCAGCTCGCTGCGTTTGCGCGGCTGCTCCTCGCGCGGGGCCTGGCTGTAGTCCTGGAACGGACCATCGCGCCGGGTGATCACCTCGCGCACGCCCTCGGTGGCGGCGACGCGCACGAACTCACGGCCTTCGGGCGTGTTGCGCATGATGCCGTCGAGAATCGGACCCAGGGTCTGGGTGCTCTGCAGACCCTGGTTGTCGTAGGCCTGGTTCACGATCAGCTTCATCGTGGTGAGCTGGGTGAGCGGAATCGTCACGAGTTTCTCGGCGAGCCGCTGCACTTCGCCGTCGAGCTCCTCGAGCGGATGGGAGAAGTTGATCAGCTCGATCTTCGCCGCCTCCTTCCCGCTCACCCACTCCCCGGTCAGCGCGTAGTACTTCGCCTTCGCGAGGCCGAGCCGATGCACCCACATGCCGGTGAGATGGCACCCCCAGACGCGCGAGTAGGGCGTCCCGATGCGCGCGCAGTCCGAAGCCACGACCAGATCGGCACACAGGGCGAGCTCGGAGCCGCCGCCGACGCAGTAGCCGTGCACCTTCGCGATGGTGGGCTTGAGGCCGCGCCAGAGGCCCATGAACTGGGGGATGTAGCTGGTGTACCCGTTGGTGACCCCGTACACGTCCATGCCCGGGTCGTAGTTCGATTCCTGGATGCCGCCGTAGTGTTCGAGGCCTCCCGAAAAGTCGAAGCCACCACAGAAGTTGTCGCCGGCGCCTTCGAGCACGATCACCTTGATGTCGCGGTCGCGGTTGGCGTCGCGCAAGGCGTCGTCGAGGCCCTGAATCATCTCGATTCGCAGCGTGTTGGCCTTGTCCGGTCGGTTGAGAGTGATCGTCGCGATGCCGGAGTGCTTCGCGTACAGAACGACGGAATCGGTCATGGCGTTCTCCTGGCTCCGGACCGCGGTCCGGGGGTTGGGGCGTCGAGGACGAGTACCCCCGAGATCCGGGCGCACCGCAAATTTGGTCAGGAGAGGGTGCCGGGTTGACCGCGTGGATCGCGTCGCGGGGGCGCGAACGCGGTCCCTCTCTGTGGATCGCTCGCCCCGAAAAGCGCCTAGAATGGTCCGCACTGTCCCACGCAGAGGAGTCCCAGCATGCTCGACCTCAAGATCACCGGTGCCACGCTCGTCGACGGCACGGGCGCCCCGACCGAGACCGCCGACCTCGGCATTCGCGATGGCCAGATCGTCGCCCGCGGCAACCTGAGCGAGGCGTCGCGCGAGACGCTGGACGCCGACGGCGCCGTCGTCGCGCCGGGCTGGGTCGACGTGCACACCCACTACGACGGACAGGTCACCTGGGACGACACGATGGATCCGTCGGCCTCCCACGGCGTCACCACCGTGGTGATGGGCAACTGCGGGGTCGGGTTCGCGCCGGTGCCGAAGGGCGGTGAGCAAGAGCTGATCGAGTTGATGGAAGGCGTGGAGGACATCCCGGGCACGGCGCTCTACGAGGGCATGCCCTGGGGCCGCTGGGAGACCTTCCCCGAGTACCTCGACCTGTTGGCCGAGCGCGAGTACGCCCTCGACGTCGGCGCCCAGCTCGCCCACGGCTCGCTGCGCAACTACGTGATGGGCAAGCGCGGTCGCGACAACGAGGATCCCACCGCCGAAGACCTGCAGACGATGTGCGCGCTCGTCGAGGAGGCGATGCGCGCGGGCGCGATGGGCTTCTCGACCTCGCGCACGGTGGGGCACCGCTCGATCGGCGGCGACCCGGTGCCGGGCACCTTCGCCGAACGCGACGAGCTGGTCGCGCTCGCGCAGGCGATGCAGAAGGCGGGGAAGGGCGTGTTCGAGCTGATCCCCGCTAGCACCGTCGGCAAGCTCGAGAACCTCGGCGGCGAGAAGTACTCCCTCGAAGAAGAGTTCGACCTGATTCGCGCGATCGGACGCGTCGGTCGGCCGGTGACCTTCACGACGGTGCAGATCCCCGACTATCCCGACACCTGGCGCAACTACCTCGCCTGGTCGGCGGAAGAGAACGCGAAGGGCGCGAACCTGCGCCCCCAGGTGGCCGCGCGCCCGATCGGCTTCGTCACCGGGCTCCAGACCTACCACATGTTCCAGCGACGCCAGGCCTACCTCGCGATCGCGGAGCTTCCCCTCGAGCAGCGCGTCAAGGAGATGCGCCGCCCCGAGGTGCGACAGGCGATCCTCCAGGGCGAAGACGAGCCCGTCGAAGAGGCCGGCGCCATGGCGAACGTGCACGGGCTGCTGGGCCAGGTGGCGCCGTTCCTGTTCCCGATTCGGATGCCGATCGACTACGAACCCGATCCCAGCCAGATGCTCGGAAATCGGGCCGCGGAGACGGGTCAGCCGATCCACGAGGTGATGTACGACTTCCTGCTCGAGGACGAGGGGAGGTCGTTCGCGATCGTGCTCGGTTCCAACTACTGCGAGATGAACCACGACGTCATCCGCGAGATGCTTCTCGATCCCCACACGGTCACCGGGCTCTCGGACGCCGGCGCCCACGTCAACCTGATCTTCGACGCCGTCGCCCCGACCTACCAGCTGACCCACTGGGTGCGCGATCGCGCGCGCGGCGAGCGGCTGCCGATCGAGTGGCTGGTGAAGAAGCAGTCGGGAACGAACGCCGAGCTCTACGGGCTCACCGACCGCGGGACCCTCGAGGTCGGCAAGCGCGCCGACCTGAACGTGATCGATCTGGAACGCCTCGCGCTGGGCGGGCTCGAGCTGCACCGCGATCTGCCTGCGGGCGGCAGCCGCCTGCTCCAGCCGGCGAGCGGCTACGTCGCGACCTTCGTGAACGGCGTCCGCACCCGCGACCACGATCGCGACACCGGCGCGCGTCCTGGCCGGCTGGTCCGCCCGCTGGCCTAGGGCGCGCGGTCCCCGGAGCTTCACGACAGGCGGGCGTCGCGCGCGGAGGACCCCCATGTCGGCATCCACGGCCACGGAAGCCAGCCTCGACCCCGACGCCCTCGAAGCCCAGCAGCACGAGGGCATCAAGCGCTGGATCCGCGACGAGCTGGGCGGTGACGTGTCCGCGATCGAGCGTCTCGAACGCTGGCGACCCCAGTGGAAGGTCACCTACGAGAAGGACGGTCGCTCGCAGCACATCTTCGTGCGCGGCAATCGCCCCGTCTCCGGCCAGCACGCGCTGCGCTTCGAGATGGAGGTGATGGCGGCGCTCGAAGCCAACGGCATCAAGGTGCCCCACATCTACGGTTGGATGGATTCGCCGAAGGCCTTCGTGATGGACTGGATCGACACAGAGGATCGCGCACCCGGCATGCTCCATACCGCGATCGAGAATCCGTCGACGATGAGCGACGAGCGTTGGATGGCGATGCTCCACTACATGGAAGAGCTCGCGAAGATCCACGCCGTGCCGCTCGATGCGTTCTCCCACATCCGCGGACTCTCGGTGCCCGACTCACCGGCCGAGATCGCGCTCACCGCCACCGAGCGCATGTACCGCTACGGCGAGAAGGTCGGCGACATCGACGCGACCTTCGCGTTCCTGCAGGTCTGGCTGCGGCGCAACGTGCCCGCGCATCGCACCGAGCCGCGCTTCATCACGGGCGACGCGGGTCAGTTCATGGCGGCGGGAACCGAGGTGGCCGGGATCATCGATCTCGAGATCGCGACCATCGGCGATACGCATTGGGATCTGGCCTGCTTCCGCGGTCGCCACCCCTACGAGAACATGGGCGACATCCCGGCGCTCTATCGACGCTATGGCGAGGCGACCGGGGTGCCCGTGGATCTCCGCGTGGTGGGCTACCACACCGTGAACTTCCTGCAGCTATCGGCGATCGCGGCCAAGGCGTTCATGCACCCCGAGACCCAGGGTGCGAACTGGATCGAGGGCGTGCTCGAGTACGCGAGCATCACGCGCCGCGCGTTCGAGGCGATCGCCGAGCTCCAGGAGATCCCGCTGGACCACGACCTGCGTCTGCCCGAATCGAAGACCCAGTCCTGGGAGGACTCGGGTCTTCGCAAGCTGATCGTCGACATCGGGCGCTTGCCCACCTCGACCGCCTTCGAGCCCTGGGAGCGCGACCTGCTGGGCGACATTCCGCGCTTCCTCTTGAACTACTCGCGGTATCGCGACTGGTTCGAGACCGAAGCCGTGAACGACTTGCGCGACCTGGGGGATCGCACGACGGCAGATCTCCCGGCCGCGGATGCCGTGCTCTCGGAGCTGATCGCGGCGGACGACCCGGCCCACGACGCGCTGCTCGTACGGCTCCTCCACCGGCGTTCCCTGCGGCTGTCGATGATCGCGGCGGGCACCGATCCGGACCCGGCGAACCCGCTCTTCCACCGCCTGGATCCGATCCTCTCCTAGGCGGCGCGCGGCTTGCCGCGCAACGCCACTATTGCTGGGAGACGATCGTGCAGGGGTGGATCCCGGGGTAGTTGCCGAACACGTCCTGCAGCGTGAAGGTGCGCGGCCCGGTCAGGGTCACTTCGAGCACGGTCTCGCGGTTCAAGACGTTGCGATCGTAGAAGCGGAGGTAGGTGTTCTCACCGCTGATGGGAACGGTGCCTTGGACCGTGCGGAGGGTTCCACTCCAGTAGACCGTCGAGGTTCCGTCTGGGATCACGCCGGTGATGTCCGGGTTGGCGCCGGGGCCCACCGTGATGCCGTGGCTCGCGATGGCCTCGTACTGCAGGGCGAGGACGGCCGGTTGTCCGAAGATCTGGCACTCGGCGCGCACCTGTCCGGTGCGTCCGGCGACGGCCGGGAGCGGGTGCGCGATCGCGGCGAGGACGGAAACGAGGAGCAGGAGAGAGGTGCGCATGAGTGCCTCCAGGGAGTGGCATCGAATCTGCTCGATTCAGCGTGATCCACCCCGCGACGTGGTGGGTATGAAGCGCCTCACACCGGGGCGCAGCGGTGGATCGCGGACATACGCGTTAGGGTCGGGCGCCGGAGACCGGAGGCTTCGCTGTGACCACCCTCTACCTGTTCGCCATCTCCCACTACTGCGAGAAGGCGCGTTGGGGGCTCGACTACCTCGGAATCGACCACACGCTCCGCATCCTCGGGCCTGGGTTGCACTTCGTGCAGGCACAGGAACGGGGCTGGCCGTCGAGCGCGCTCCCCGTTCTCGAGACCGAGGCCGGCTTCATCCAGGGATCGAGCGCGATCCTCGACTGGGCCGAGGCGCAGGGTCCGGCGGAAGGTCGACTCGGGGCCGAATCGCCCGACGACACCGAAACGCGGCGGTCGATCGAGAAGCGTCTCGACGAGCGGGTCGGCGTCCACGCGCGTCGGTTGTACTACTCCGAGGCAATCGTGGAGTACCCGGAGACGGTCCTGCCGATCTTCACCCAGGATCTCGACCCGGAAGAGGCGGCGATCGTGGAGAGCGGGTGGTCGGGGATCCGCTCGAGGATGATGGCCATGATGGACCTGGGCCGGGCTCAGGCGGATGATTCTCAGGGTGTCATCGAAGCCGAACTCGACTGGCTCGATGGTCTCGTCTCTGATGGCCGTCGCTATCTGCTTGGCGACTCGTTCGGTCGCGCCGACCTGACCGTCGCGAGCCTGCTCGCGCCGCTGGGCTCTCCCGCGATGCGGCCGCGCGGAGGCATCCCTGCGCTGCCGCCACGCCTGGCGGCACTCTCTGCCGGCTGGGAAAAACGCCCGATCTTCGAACGAGTGCGCCAGAATTACCGCGAACACCGCCATCCGGG
Encoded proteins:
- a CDS encoding S9 family peptidase, translated to MVRSPAIVLIAALVGMLSSLSSCRPTILATGARPAAERSEDGRAPAAAFFRKPLLSHVRISPDGRHVSGVHSRAGREILMIRETRGGELVPLAALDRDDAGASATLRRVGWASDDHLLLSVESPYRESGALRVQARQSRLILVPTDGGRMRYLGKRWENQEYFQYQDDIIHWLPDDPEHVLVSLRKPTEKGAGARRLHIRSGRMRTVAAPRTGVFRWAADHLGRVRAGWGEPRRDSERFLYARTSGEGSFEEILRWNPWEETGFDFAGFSEREEQIYVWKRDERGRRALYRYDLAEQRLEGVVYQHPEVDVGRLLHSRVDGKLLAAEVVTDRPRLQFLDEDARLLHASIDEALPNRTNRLISANRDETRFIVRSSSDIVPPQYYVFDREERSLSLLLSAYPELEGSTFSPMQAIEYEARDGLVIPGYLTVPADAGDAPLPTIVIPHGGPWARDVWGWDPVVQFLASRGFAVLQPNFRGSSGYGQAFESKGYGAWGLAMQDDITDGVAWLVERGIADPDRVGIFGVSYGGFAALYALVKEPGTFRAGASFAGVADPLTLLDDDQEYWGLIDDMEQLVGHRRRDRDALEAISPVRNAHRIRAPVLLAHGTKDPRVHVRHAHKLASALERNEADVEVLLYEGEVHGFLDERNEIDFYTRLAAFFERHLAPRPAGPPASEPLDDAGRAQAPTPARF
- a CDS encoding zinc-binding dehydrogenase, with translation MKAVVYHRHGTIDELHVEDLPEPELRPGDALVEVAATSLNGFDPMMLAGTTSLATPMPMVPCGDFAGRIAGFADDTDKGSWQIGDRVCPHPFVFGEGMTGETRTGAACERVRIPVANLLPIPDAVTDVQAASLPIAYGTAYRMMVTRGAVRANEQVLVLGATGGVGTGCVQLAKAVGAEVIALGSEEKHAALREIGADHVIDSRADDWVEAVQAIAGRPRMFGASGVDVAINYIGGDTWADSLRCLRHDGRMLTCGATIGFNPPTDIRYIWTYEQRILGSNGWTPDEQRQVLDLVAQKELEPIIDSVVPLEGLPQALQSLIDRRVFGKVVIEI
- a CDS encoding nitroreductase family protein, which codes for MDAIELLTTTKAVRRRIDFDRPVPYETLEACVEIAVKAPLGGEEWQPHFLIVDDAAKKEQIGTLYQQVNLPYIDEIEAKALTAADPAEHEGIRRTHETFRWHGAQMHRMPALVIVGVRGRYETQAQIMQASAYGSILPAAWSFMLAARTKGLGATWTTLHLAQADAAAEVLGLPDDFTQAVMLAVGFHKGDTFQPAKRQPVAHYAHRNGW
- a CDS encoding crotonase/enoyl-CoA hydratase family protein; the protein is MTDSVVLYAKHSGIATITLNRPDKANTLRIEMIQGLDDALRDANRDRDIKVIVLEGAGDNFCGGFDFSGGLEHYGGIQESNYDPGMDVYGVTNGYTSYIPQFMGLWRGLKPTIAKVHGYCVGGGSELALCADLVVASDCARIGTPYSRVWGCHLTGMWVHRLGLAKAKYYALTGEWVSGKEAAKIELINFSHPLEELDGEVQRLAEKLVTIPLTQLTTMKLIVNQAYDNQGLQSTQTLGPILDGIMRNTPEGREFVRVAATEGVREVITRRDGPFQDYSQAPREEQPRKRSELG
- a CDS encoding amidohydrolase family protein — encoded protein: MLDLKITGATLVDGTGAPTETADLGIRDGQIVARGNLSEASRETLDADGAVVAPGWVDVHTHYDGQVTWDDTMDPSASHGVTTVVMGNCGVGFAPVPKGGEQELIELMEGVEDIPGTALYEGMPWGRWETFPEYLDLLAEREYALDVGAQLAHGSLRNYVMGKRGRDNEDPTAEDLQTMCALVEEAMRAGAMGFSTSRTVGHRSIGGDPVPGTFAERDELVALAQAMQKAGKGVFELIPASTVGKLENLGGEKYSLEEEFDLIRAIGRVGRPVTFTTVQIPDYPDTWRNYLAWSAEENAKGANLRPQVAARPIGFVTGLQTYHMFQRRQAYLAIAELPLEQRVKEMRRPEVRQAILQGEDEPVEEAGAMANVHGLLGQVAPFLFPIRMPIDYEPDPSQMLGNRAAETGQPIHEVMYDFLLEDEGRSFAIVLGSNYCEMNHDVIREMLLDPHTVTGLSDAGAHVNLIFDAVAPTYQLTHWVRDRARGERLPIEWLVKKQSGTNAELYGLTDRGTLEVGKRADLNVIDLERLALGGLELHRDLPAGGSRLLQPASGYVATFVNGVRTRDHDRDTGARPGRLVRPLA
- a CDS encoding phosphotransferase; translated protein: MSASTATEASLDPDALEAQQHEGIKRWIRDELGGDVSAIERLERWRPQWKVTYEKDGRSQHIFVRGNRPVSGQHALRFEMEVMAALEANGIKVPHIYGWMDSPKAFVMDWIDTEDRAPGMLHTAIENPSTMSDERWMAMLHYMEELAKIHAVPLDAFSHIRGLSVPDSPAEIALTATERMYRYGEKVGDIDATFAFLQVWLRRNVPAHRTEPRFITGDAGQFMAAGTEVAGIIDLEIATIGDTHWDLACFRGRHPYENMGDIPALYRRYGEATGVPVDLRVVGYHTVNFLQLSAIAAKAFMHPETQGANWIEGVLEYASITRRAFEAIAELQEIPLDHDLRLPESKTQSWEDSGLRKLIVDIGRLPTSTAFEPWERDLLGDIPRFLLNYSRYRDWFETEAVNDLRDLGDRTTADLPAADAVLSELIAADDPAHDALLVRLLHRRSLRLSMIAAGTDPDPANPLFHRLDPILS
- a CDS encoding glutathione S-transferase, with amino-acid sequence MTTLYLFAISHYCEKARWGLDYLGIDHTLRILGPGLHFVQAQERGWPSSALPVLETEAGFIQGSSAILDWAEAQGPAEGRLGAESPDDTETRRSIEKRLDERVGVHARRLYYSEAIVEYPETVLPIFTQDLDPEEAAIVESGWSGIRSRMMAMMDLGRAQADDSQGVIEAELDWLDGLVSDGRRYLLGDSFGRADLTVASLLAPLGSPAMRPRGGIPALPPRLAALSAGWEKRPIFERVRQNYREHRHPGR